The Cyprinus carpio isolate SPL01 chromosome A9, ASM1834038v1, whole genome shotgun sequence genome window below encodes:
- the LOC109069430 gene encoding uncharacterized protein LOC109069430 isoform X1, which produces MLVNATRGFLWSDMETRALLNIWGEHDVQTALDGNFRNSHVYRDVANRLCELGFDRTPDQCRIRVKSLKRQYFQAKEGSRKNGQYHKMCKFYDEMERILSNRSLLERQDIDSVAVGGDETMDEDAESTELLQEAHMDGSGECSFMEHPVKTEYPSCPIPVTVGGMSSFSTKQSSLTKTNPPATSSSRPRRSKKRFANMSLDKLMEKFLEQSMEAEDNFYRLEEQRLQAEDKRREEEHSRELQMLQMLGQIFNGISTPSPAPQATPQPSCIPQTNPTVPFTRPPCGNRNHPPALTEFASHSQPAGPGLLMEEGETQFIERSFSLGTARMDSVIPLVRKTIPPLTSKKHKGQDGRIGIIGGCQEYTGAPFFAAISALKVGADLSHVFCTKDAAPVIKSYSPELIVHPVLDGPNAVEEIEKWLPRLHSLVVGPGLGREEMLLKNAKEIIERAKLRGIPIIIDADGLWLVAKEPSVIQGYQRGILTPNFMEFTRLYEAMHHEPLDSTDHKRSAQQLSIAMGHLTLVLKGEEDIITDGKNMLTCSQEGSGRRCGGQGDLLSGSLGVFAHWAFSSPPDATKGMNPSLVAAFGATSLTRQCNRQAFHKHSRSTTTSDMIQEISSAFKKLFES; this is translated from the exons ATGTTAGTGAATGCAACGCGCGGTTTCCTGTGGTCGGACATGGAGACCAGAGCGCTGCTGAATATCTGGGGTGAGCACGACGTGCAGACGGCGCTGGACGGAAACTTTAGGAACAGCCACGTTTACCGAGACGTCGCGAACCGTCTGTGCGAGCTGGGCTTCGATAGGACACCAGACCAGTGCAGAATACGGGTTAAGAGCTTAAAGAGGCAGTATTTCCAAGCGAAGGAGGGATCCAGGAAAAATGGGCAGTACCACAAGATGTGCAAGTTCTACGACGAGATGGAGAGGATATTGAGCAATAGATCCTTATTAGAGAGGCAGGATATTGATAGTGTCGCTGTTGGGGGAGATGAAACGATGGATGAAGATGCTGAGAGCACTGAACTCTTGCAGGAGGCTCACATGGATGGCAGCGGTGAATGCTCCTTTATGGAGCATCCGGTCAAAACTGAGTACCCATCCTGCCCCATTCCGGTGACAGTGGGAGGCATGA GTTCGTTTTCAACCAAGCAGAGCAGCCTGACGAAGACCAACCCGCCGGCGACCTCGTCCAGCAGGCCACGGAGAAGCAAGAAGCGCTTCGCCAACATGTCGCTAGATAAGCTGATGGAGAAGTTTTTGGAGCAGAGCATGGAGGCCGAAGACAACTTCTACAGGCTCGAGGAGCAGCGTCTTCAGGCTGAGGATAAGCGCAGGGAGGAGGAACATTCAAGGGAGTTGCAGATGCTGCAGATGTTGGGCCAGATTTTCAATGGCATTAGCACACCCTCTCCTGCACCGCAGGCCACTCCGCAGCCCTCTTGTATCCCCCAGACTAACCCCACCGTACCCTTCACGCGTCCCCCTTGTGGGAATCGTAACCATCCTCCTGCCTTGACCGAGTTTGCCAGCCACAGCCAGCCAGCTGGCCCAGGTCTGCTCATGGAAGAGGGTGAAACTCAGT TCATagagcgctctttctctctgGGAACGGCGAGAATGGACAGTGTGATTCCTCTTGTAAGAAAAACAATTCCTCCACTTACATCCAAAAAACACAAGGGTCAGGACGGACGCATTGGTATCATTGGAGGATGTCAAGA GTACACAGGAGCACCTTTCTTTGCAGCTATTTCAGCTTTAAAAGTA GGAGCCGATCTGTCTCATGTGTTCTGCACCAAAGATGCAGCTCCAGTCATCAAGTCCTACAGTCCTGAACTCATCGTCCATCCAGTGCT AGATGGTCCCAATGCTGTGGAGGAGATTGAGAAATGGCTGCCCAGGCTCCACAGTCTGGTTGTGGGTCCAGGTCTGGGGAGGGAGGAGATGCTTCTGAAGAATGctaag GAGATTATTGAGAGGGCAAAACTCAGAGGAATACCAATCATCATTGATGCT GATGGACTTTGGTTAGTGGCAAAAGAACCGTCAGTCATTCAAGGATATCAGAGAGGCATCCTCACACCCAACTTCATGGAGTTTACTCGTCTGTATGAGGCCATG CATCATGAACCTCTGGACAGCACGGACCACAAGAGAAGTGCTCAGCAACTCAGCATCGCCATGGGCCATCTTACCTTGGTTTTGAAGGGGGAGGAGGACATTATTACTGACGGAAAGAACA TGCTGACCTGTAGTCAAGAGGGAAGTGGGCGGCGTTGTGGAGGACAGGGAGATCTGCTCTCCGGTTCCTTAGGAGTCTTTGCCCACTGGGCGTTCAGCTCACCTCCAGATGCAACTAAAGG catgaATCCCTCACTGGTGGCTGCATTCGGTGCTACGTCTCTGACAAGGCAATGTAATCGCCAGGCCTTCCACAAACACAGCAGATCTACCACCACCTCTGACATGATCCAGGAGATAAGCAGCGCTTTCAAGAAGTTGTTTGAAAGCTAG
- the LOC109069430 gene encoding ATP-dependent (S)-NAD(P)H-hydrate dehydratase isoform X7, whose amino-acid sequence MNLLKRATFIFSEQPLSLALVIERSFSLGTARMDSVIPLVRKTIPPLTSKKHKGQDGRIGIIGGCQEYTGAPFFAAISALKVGADLSHVFCTKDAAPVIKSYSPELIVHPVLDGPNAVEEIEKWLPRLHSLVVGPGLGREEMLLKNAKEIIERAKLRGIPIIIDADGLWLVAKEPSVIQGYQRGILTPNFMEFTRLYEAMHHEPLDSTDHKRSAQQLSIAMGHLTLVLKGEEDIITDGKNMLTCSQEGSGRRCGGQGDLLSGSLGVFAHWAFSSPPDATKGMNPSLVAAFGATSLTRQCNRQAFHKHSRSTTTSDMIQEISSAFKKLFES is encoded by the exons ATGAATCTTCTCAAACGTGCTACCTTCATTTTCTCTGAACAGCCACTAAGTCTGGCACTTG TCATagagcgctctttctctctgGGAACGGCGAGAATGGACAGTGTGATTCCTCTTGTAAGAAAAACAATTCCTCCACTTACATCCAAAAAACACAAGGGTCAGGACGGACGCATTGGTATCATTGGAGGATGTCAAGA GTACACAGGAGCACCTTTCTTTGCAGCTATTTCAGCTTTAAAAGTA GGAGCCGATCTGTCTCATGTGTTCTGCACCAAAGATGCAGCTCCAGTCATCAAGTCCTACAGTCCTGAACTCATCGTCCATCCAGTGCT AGATGGTCCCAATGCTGTGGAGGAGATTGAGAAATGGCTGCCCAGGCTCCACAGTCTGGTTGTGGGTCCAGGTCTGGGGAGGGAGGAGATGCTTCTGAAGAATGctaag GAGATTATTGAGAGGGCAAAACTCAGAGGAATACCAATCATCATTGATGCT GATGGACTTTGGTTAGTGGCAAAAGAACCGTCAGTCATTCAAGGATATCAGAGAGGCATCCTCACACCCAACTTCATGGAGTTTACTCGTCTGTATGAGGCCATG CATCATGAACCTCTGGACAGCACGGACCACAAGAGAAGTGCTCAGCAACTCAGCATCGCCATGGGCCATCTTACCTTGGTTTTGAAGGGGGAGGAGGACATTATTACTGACGGAAAGAACA TGCTGACCTGTAGTCAAGAGGGAAGTGGGCGGCGTTGTGGAGGACAGGGAGATCTGCTCTCCGGTTCCTTAGGAGTCTTTGCCCACTGGGCGTTCAGCTCACCTCCAGATGCAACTAAAGG catgaATCCCTCACTGGTGGCTGCATTCGGTGCTACGTCTCTGACAAGGCAATGTAATCGCCAGGCCTTCCACAAACACAGCAGATCTACCACCACCTCTGACATGATCCAGGAGATAAGCAGCGCTTTCAAGAAGTTGTTTGAAAGCTAG
- the LOC109069430 gene encoding ATP-dependent (S)-NAD(P)H-hydrate dehydratase isoform X4 yields the protein MNLLKRATFIFSEQPLSLALGSFSTKQSSLTKTNPPATSSSRPRRSKKRFANMSLDKLMEKFLEQSMEAEDNFYRLEEQRLQAEDKRREEEHSRELQMLQMLGQIFNGISTPSPAPQATPQPSCIPQTNPTVPFTRPPCGNRNHPPALTEFASHSQPAGPGLLMEEGETQFIERSFSLGTARMDSVIPLVRKTIPPLTSKKHKGQDGRIGIIGGCQEYTGAPFFAAISALKVGADLSHVFCTKDAAPVIKSYSPELIVHPVLDGPNAVEEIEKWLPRLHSLVVGPGLGREEMLLKNAKEIIERAKLRGIPIIIDADGLWLVAKEPSVIQGYQRGILTPNFMEFTRLYEAMHHEPLDSTDHKRSAQQLSIAMGHLTLVLKGEEDIITDGKNMLTCSQEGSGRRCGGQGDLLSGSLGVFAHWAFSSPPDATKGMNPSLVAAFGATSLTRQCNRQAFHKHSRSTTTSDMIQEISSAFKKLFES from the exons ATGAATCTTCTCAAACGTGCTACCTTCATTTTCTCTGAACAGCCACTAAGTCTGGCACTTG GTTCGTTTTCAACCAAGCAGAGCAGCCTGACGAAGACCAACCCGCCGGCGACCTCGTCCAGCAGGCCACGGAGAAGCAAGAAGCGCTTCGCCAACATGTCGCTAGATAAGCTGATGGAGAAGTTTTTGGAGCAGAGCATGGAGGCCGAAGACAACTTCTACAGGCTCGAGGAGCAGCGTCTTCAGGCTGAGGATAAGCGCAGGGAGGAGGAACATTCAAGGGAGTTGCAGATGCTGCAGATGTTGGGCCAGATTTTCAATGGCATTAGCACACCCTCTCCTGCACCGCAGGCCACTCCGCAGCCCTCTTGTATCCCCCAGACTAACCCCACCGTACCCTTCACGCGTCCCCCTTGTGGGAATCGTAACCATCCTCCTGCCTTGACCGAGTTTGCCAGCCACAGCCAGCCAGCTGGCCCAGGTCTGCTCATGGAAGAGGGTGAAACTCAGT TCATagagcgctctttctctctgGGAACGGCGAGAATGGACAGTGTGATTCCTCTTGTAAGAAAAACAATTCCTCCACTTACATCCAAAAAACACAAGGGTCAGGACGGACGCATTGGTATCATTGGAGGATGTCAAGA GTACACAGGAGCACCTTTCTTTGCAGCTATTTCAGCTTTAAAAGTA GGAGCCGATCTGTCTCATGTGTTCTGCACCAAAGATGCAGCTCCAGTCATCAAGTCCTACAGTCCTGAACTCATCGTCCATCCAGTGCT AGATGGTCCCAATGCTGTGGAGGAGATTGAGAAATGGCTGCCCAGGCTCCACAGTCTGGTTGTGGGTCCAGGTCTGGGGAGGGAGGAGATGCTTCTGAAGAATGctaag GAGATTATTGAGAGGGCAAAACTCAGAGGAATACCAATCATCATTGATGCT GATGGACTTTGGTTAGTGGCAAAAGAACCGTCAGTCATTCAAGGATATCAGAGAGGCATCCTCACACCCAACTTCATGGAGTTTACTCGTCTGTATGAGGCCATG CATCATGAACCTCTGGACAGCACGGACCACAAGAGAAGTGCTCAGCAACTCAGCATCGCCATGGGCCATCTTACCTTGGTTTTGAAGGGGGAGGAGGACATTATTACTGACGGAAAGAACA TGCTGACCTGTAGTCAAGAGGGAAGTGGGCGGCGTTGTGGAGGACAGGGAGATCTGCTCTCCGGTTCCTTAGGAGTCTTTGCCCACTGGGCGTTCAGCTCACCTCCAGATGCAACTAAAGG catgaATCCCTCACTGGTGGCTGCATTCGGTGCTACGTCTCTGACAAGGCAATGTAATCGCCAGGCCTTCCACAAACACAGCAGATCTACCACCACCTCTGACATGATCCAGGAGATAAGCAGCGCTTTCAAGAAGTTGTTTGAAAGCTAG
- the LOC109069430 gene encoding ATP-dependent (S)-NAD(P)H-hydrate dehydratase isoform X2: MLVNATRGFLWSDMETRALLNIWGEHDVQTALDGNFRNSHVYRDVANRLCELGFDRTPDQCRIRVKSLKRQYFQAKEGSRKNGQYHKMCKFYDEMERILSNRSLLERQDIDSVAVGGDETMDEDAESTELLQEAHMDGSGECSFMEHPVKTEYPSCPIPVTVGGMSSFSTKQSSLTKTNPPATSSSRPRRSKKRFANMSLDKLMEKFLEQSMEAEDNFYRLEEQRLQAEDKRREEEHSRELQMLQMLGQIFNGISTPSPAPQATPQPSCIPQTNPTVPFTRPPCGNRNHPPALTEFASHSQPAGPVIERSFSLGTARMDSVIPLVRKTIPPLTSKKHKGQDGRIGIIGGCQEYTGAPFFAAISALKVGADLSHVFCTKDAAPVIKSYSPELIVHPVLDGPNAVEEIEKWLPRLHSLVVGPGLGREEMLLKNAKEIIERAKLRGIPIIIDADGLWLVAKEPSVIQGYQRGILTPNFMEFTRLYEAMHHEPLDSTDHKRSAQQLSIAMGHLTLVLKGEEDIITDGKNMLTCSQEGSGRRCGGQGDLLSGSLGVFAHWAFSSPPDATKGMNPSLVAAFGATSLTRQCNRQAFHKHSRSTTTSDMIQEISSAFKKLFES, from the exons ATGTTAGTGAATGCAACGCGCGGTTTCCTGTGGTCGGACATGGAGACCAGAGCGCTGCTGAATATCTGGGGTGAGCACGACGTGCAGACGGCGCTGGACGGAAACTTTAGGAACAGCCACGTTTACCGAGACGTCGCGAACCGTCTGTGCGAGCTGGGCTTCGATAGGACACCAGACCAGTGCAGAATACGGGTTAAGAGCTTAAAGAGGCAGTATTTCCAAGCGAAGGAGGGATCCAGGAAAAATGGGCAGTACCACAAGATGTGCAAGTTCTACGACGAGATGGAGAGGATATTGAGCAATAGATCCTTATTAGAGAGGCAGGATATTGATAGTGTCGCTGTTGGGGGAGATGAAACGATGGATGAAGATGCTGAGAGCACTGAACTCTTGCAGGAGGCTCACATGGATGGCAGCGGTGAATGCTCCTTTATGGAGCATCCGGTCAAAACTGAGTACCCATCCTGCCCCATTCCGGTGACAGTGGGAGGCATGA GTTCGTTTTCAACCAAGCAGAGCAGCCTGACGAAGACCAACCCGCCGGCGACCTCGTCCAGCAGGCCACGGAGAAGCAAGAAGCGCTTCGCCAACATGTCGCTAGATAAGCTGATGGAGAAGTTTTTGGAGCAGAGCATGGAGGCCGAAGACAACTTCTACAGGCTCGAGGAGCAGCGTCTTCAGGCTGAGGATAAGCGCAGGGAGGAGGAACATTCAAGGGAGTTGCAGATGCTGCAGATGTTGGGCCAGATTTTCAATGGCATTAGCACACCCTCTCCTGCACCGCAGGCCACTCCGCAGCCCTCTTGTATCCCCCAGACTAACCCCACCGTACCCTTCACGCGTCCCCCTTGTGGGAATCGTAACCATCCTCCTGCCTTGACCGAGTTTGCCAGCCACAGCCAGCCAGCTGGCCCAG TCATagagcgctctttctctctgGGAACGGCGAGAATGGACAGTGTGATTCCTCTTGTAAGAAAAACAATTCCTCCACTTACATCCAAAAAACACAAGGGTCAGGACGGACGCATTGGTATCATTGGAGGATGTCAAGA GTACACAGGAGCACCTTTCTTTGCAGCTATTTCAGCTTTAAAAGTA GGAGCCGATCTGTCTCATGTGTTCTGCACCAAAGATGCAGCTCCAGTCATCAAGTCCTACAGTCCTGAACTCATCGTCCATCCAGTGCT AGATGGTCCCAATGCTGTGGAGGAGATTGAGAAATGGCTGCCCAGGCTCCACAGTCTGGTTGTGGGTCCAGGTCTGGGGAGGGAGGAGATGCTTCTGAAGAATGctaag GAGATTATTGAGAGGGCAAAACTCAGAGGAATACCAATCATCATTGATGCT GATGGACTTTGGTTAGTGGCAAAAGAACCGTCAGTCATTCAAGGATATCAGAGAGGCATCCTCACACCCAACTTCATGGAGTTTACTCGTCTGTATGAGGCCATG CATCATGAACCTCTGGACAGCACGGACCACAAGAGAAGTGCTCAGCAACTCAGCATCGCCATGGGCCATCTTACCTTGGTTTTGAAGGGGGAGGAGGACATTATTACTGACGGAAAGAACA TGCTGACCTGTAGTCAAGAGGGAAGTGGGCGGCGTTGTGGAGGACAGGGAGATCTGCTCTCCGGTTCCTTAGGAGTCTTTGCCCACTGGGCGTTCAGCTCACCTCCAGATGCAACTAAAGG catgaATCCCTCACTGGTGGCTGCATTCGGTGCTACGTCTCTGACAAGGCAATGTAATCGCCAGGCCTTCCACAAACACAGCAGATCTACCACCACCTCTGACATGATCCAGGAGATAAGCAGCGCTTTCAAGAAGTTGTTTGAAAGCTAG
- the LOC109069430 gene encoding ATP-dependent (S)-NAD(P)H-hydrate dehydratase isoform X3: MHGLKCSLLGVVTVVITIAAVLLYDKGSFSTKQSSLTKTNPPATSSSRPRRSKKRFANMSLDKLMEKFLEQSMEAEDNFYRLEEQRLQAEDKRREEEHSRELQMLQMLGQIFNGISTPSPAPQATPQPSCIPQTNPTVPFTRPPCGNRNHPPALTEFASHSQPAGPGLLMEEGETQFIERSFSLGTARMDSVIPLVRKTIPPLTSKKHKGQDGRIGIIGGCQEYTGAPFFAAISALKVGADLSHVFCTKDAAPVIKSYSPELIVHPVLDGPNAVEEIEKWLPRLHSLVVGPGLGREEMLLKNAKEIIERAKLRGIPIIIDADGLWLVAKEPSVIQGYQRGILTPNFMEFTRLYEAMHHEPLDSTDHKRSAQQLSIAMGHLTLVLKGEEDIITDGKNMLTCSQEGSGRRCGGQGDLLSGSLGVFAHWAFSSPPDATKGMNPSLVAAFGATSLTRQCNRQAFHKHSRSTTTSDMIQEISSAFKKLFES; encoded by the exons ATGCATGGACTGAAATGTTCACTTCTCGGCGTGGTAACTGTTGTCATTACGATTGCAGCAGTGTTGCTGTATGATAAAG GTTCGTTTTCAACCAAGCAGAGCAGCCTGACGAAGACCAACCCGCCGGCGACCTCGTCCAGCAGGCCACGGAGAAGCAAGAAGCGCTTCGCCAACATGTCGCTAGATAAGCTGATGGAGAAGTTTTTGGAGCAGAGCATGGAGGCCGAAGACAACTTCTACAGGCTCGAGGAGCAGCGTCTTCAGGCTGAGGATAAGCGCAGGGAGGAGGAACATTCAAGGGAGTTGCAGATGCTGCAGATGTTGGGCCAGATTTTCAATGGCATTAGCACACCCTCTCCTGCACCGCAGGCCACTCCGCAGCCCTCTTGTATCCCCCAGACTAACCCCACCGTACCCTTCACGCGTCCCCCTTGTGGGAATCGTAACCATCCTCCTGCCTTGACCGAGTTTGCCAGCCACAGCCAGCCAGCTGGCCCAGGTCTGCTCATGGAAGAGGGTGAAACTCAGT TCATagagcgctctttctctctgGGAACGGCGAGAATGGACAGTGTGATTCCTCTTGTAAGAAAAACAATTCCTCCACTTACATCCAAAAAACACAAGGGTCAGGACGGACGCATTGGTATCATTGGAGGATGTCAAGA GTACACAGGAGCACCTTTCTTTGCAGCTATTTCAGCTTTAAAAGTA GGAGCCGATCTGTCTCATGTGTTCTGCACCAAAGATGCAGCTCCAGTCATCAAGTCCTACAGTCCTGAACTCATCGTCCATCCAGTGCT AGATGGTCCCAATGCTGTGGAGGAGATTGAGAAATGGCTGCCCAGGCTCCACAGTCTGGTTGTGGGTCCAGGTCTGGGGAGGGAGGAGATGCTTCTGAAGAATGctaag GAGATTATTGAGAGGGCAAAACTCAGAGGAATACCAATCATCATTGATGCT GATGGACTTTGGTTAGTGGCAAAAGAACCGTCAGTCATTCAAGGATATCAGAGAGGCATCCTCACACCCAACTTCATGGAGTTTACTCGTCTGTATGAGGCCATG CATCATGAACCTCTGGACAGCACGGACCACAAGAGAAGTGCTCAGCAACTCAGCATCGCCATGGGCCATCTTACCTTGGTTTTGAAGGGGGAGGAGGACATTATTACTGACGGAAAGAACA TGCTGACCTGTAGTCAAGAGGGAAGTGGGCGGCGTTGTGGAGGACAGGGAGATCTGCTCTCCGGTTCCTTAGGAGTCTTTGCCCACTGGGCGTTCAGCTCACCTCCAGATGCAACTAAAGG catgaATCCCTCACTGGTGGCTGCATTCGGTGCTACGTCTCTGACAAGGCAATGTAATCGCCAGGCCTTCCACAAACACAGCAGATCTACCACCACCTCTGACATGATCCAGGAGATAAGCAGCGCTTTCAAGAAGTTGTTTGAAAGCTAG
- the LOC109069430 gene encoding ATP-dependent (S)-NAD(P)H-hydrate dehydratase isoform X6 — protein MHGLKCSLLGVVTVVITIAAVLLYDKVIERSFSLGTARMDSVIPLVRKTIPPLTSKKHKGQDGRIGIIGGCQEYTGAPFFAAISALKVGADLSHVFCTKDAAPVIKSYSPELIVHPVLDGPNAVEEIEKWLPRLHSLVVGPGLGREEMLLKNAKEIIERAKLRGIPIIIDADGLWLVAKEPSVIQGYQRGILTPNFMEFTRLYEAMHHEPLDSTDHKRSAQQLSIAMGHLTLVLKGEEDIITDGKNMLTCSQEGSGRRCGGQGDLLSGSLGVFAHWAFSSPPDATKGMNPSLVAAFGATSLTRQCNRQAFHKHSRSTTTSDMIQEISSAFKKLFES, from the exons ATGCATGGACTGAAATGTTCACTTCTCGGCGTGGTAACTGTTGTCATTACGATTGCAGCAGTGTTGCTGTATGATAAAG TCATagagcgctctttctctctgGGAACGGCGAGAATGGACAGTGTGATTCCTCTTGTAAGAAAAACAATTCCTCCACTTACATCCAAAAAACACAAGGGTCAGGACGGACGCATTGGTATCATTGGAGGATGTCAAGA GTACACAGGAGCACCTTTCTTTGCAGCTATTTCAGCTTTAAAAGTA GGAGCCGATCTGTCTCATGTGTTCTGCACCAAAGATGCAGCTCCAGTCATCAAGTCCTACAGTCCTGAACTCATCGTCCATCCAGTGCT AGATGGTCCCAATGCTGTGGAGGAGATTGAGAAATGGCTGCCCAGGCTCCACAGTCTGGTTGTGGGTCCAGGTCTGGGGAGGGAGGAGATGCTTCTGAAGAATGctaag GAGATTATTGAGAGGGCAAAACTCAGAGGAATACCAATCATCATTGATGCT GATGGACTTTGGTTAGTGGCAAAAGAACCGTCAGTCATTCAAGGATATCAGAGAGGCATCCTCACACCCAACTTCATGGAGTTTACTCGTCTGTATGAGGCCATG CATCATGAACCTCTGGACAGCACGGACCACAAGAGAAGTGCTCAGCAACTCAGCATCGCCATGGGCCATCTTACCTTGGTTTTGAAGGGGGAGGAGGACATTATTACTGACGGAAAGAACA TGCTGACCTGTAGTCAAGAGGGAAGTGGGCGGCGTTGTGGAGGACAGGGAGATCTGCTCTCCGGTTCCTTAGGAGTCTTTGCCCACTGGGCGTTCAGCTCACCTCCAGATGCAACTAAAGG catgaATCCCTCACTGGTGGCTGCATTCGGTGCTACGTCTCTGACAAGGCAATGTAATCGCCAGGCCTTCCACAAACACAGCAGATCTACCACCACCTCTGACATGATCCAGGAGATAAGCAGCGCTTTCAAGAAGTTGTTTGAAAGCTAG
- the LOC109069430 gene encoding ATP-dependent (S)-NAD(P)H-hydrate dehydratase isoform X5 produces the protein MSLDKLMEKFLEQSMEAEDNFYRLEEQRLQAEDKRREEEHSRELQMLQMLGQIFNGISTPSPAPQATPQPSCIPQTNPTVPFTRPPCGNRNHPPALTEFASHSQPAGPGLLMEEGETQFIERSFSLGTARMDSVIPLVRKTIPPLTSKKHKGQDGRIGIIGGCQEYTGAPFFAAISALKVGADLSHVFCTKDAAPVIKSYSPELIVHPVLDGPNAVEEIEKWLPRLHSLVVGPGLGREEMLLKNAKEIIERAKLRGIPIIIDADGLWLVAKEPSVIQGYQRGILTPNFMEFTRLYEAMHHEPLDSTDHKRSAQQLSIAMGHLTLVLKGEEDIITDGKNMLTCSQEGSGRRCGGQGDLLSGSLGVFAHWAFSSPPDATKGMNPSLVAAFGATSLTRQCNRQAFHKHSRSTTTSDMIQEISSAFKKLFES, from the exons ATGTCGCTAGATAAGCTGATGGAGAAGTTTTTGGAGCAGAGCATGGAGGCCGAAGACAACTTCTACAGGCTCGAGGAGCAGCGTCTTCAGGCTGAGGATAAGCGCAGGGAGGAGGAACATTCAAGGGAGTTGCAGATGCTGCAGATGTTGGGCCAGATTTTCAATGGCATTAGCACACCCTCTCCTGCACCGCAGGCCACTCCGCAGCCCTCTTGTATCCCCCAGACTAACCCCACCGTACCCTTCACGCGTCCCCCTTGTGGGAATCGTAACCATCCTCCTGCCTTGACCGAGTTTGCCAGCCACAGCCAGCCAGCTGGCCCAGGTCTGCTCATGGAAGAGGGTGAAACTCAGT TCATagagcgctctttctctctgGGAACGGCGAGAATGGACAGTGTGATTCCTCTTGTAAGAAAAACAATTCCTCCACTTACATCCAAAAAACACAAGGGTCAGGACGGACGCATTGGTATCATTGGAGGATGTCAAGA GTACACAGGAGCACCTTTCTTTGCAGCTATTTCAGCTTTAAAAGTA GGAGCCGATCTGTCTCATGTGTTCTGCACCAAAGATGCAGCTCCAGTCATCAAGTCCTACAGTCCTGAACTCATCGTCCATCCAGTGCT AGATGGTCCCAATGCTGTGGAGGAGATTGAGAAATGGCTGCCCAGGCTCCACAGTCTGGTTGTGGGTCCAGGTCTGGGGAGGGAGGAGATGCTTCTGAAGAATGctaag GAGATTATTGAGAGGGCAAAACTCAGAGGAATACCAATCATCATTGATGCT GATGGACTTTGGTTAGTGGCAAAAGAACCGTCAGTCATTCAAGGATATCAGAGAGGCATCCTCACACCCAACTTCATGGAGTTTACTCGTCTGTATGAGGCCATG CATCATGAACCTCTGGACAGCACGGACCACAAGAGAAGTGCTCAGCAACTCAGCATCGCCATGGGCCATCTTACCTTGGTTTTGAAGGGGGAGGAGGACATTATTACTGACGGAAAGAACA TGCTGACCTGTAGTCAAGAGGGAAGTGGGCGGCGTTGTGGAGGACAGGGAGATCTGCTCTCCGGTTCCTTAGGAGTCTTTGCCCACTGGGCGTTCAGCTCACCTCCAGATGCAACTAAAGG catgaATCCCTCACTGGTGGCTGCATTCGGTGCTACGTCTCTGACAAGGCAATGTAATCGCCAGGCCTTCCACAAACACAGCAGATCTACCACCACCTCTGACATGATCCAGGAGATAAGCAGCGCTTTCAAGAAGTTGTTTGAAAGCTAG